In Lysinibacillus sp. 2017, the DNA window GGATTTCAACTTGTTCACGTACTTCTTCACTTAATGACTCTTCTGTTGGTTCAATTAAACTTGCAACTAAGTCATATGTCATTTCTGTACGTTTTACAAAATCAGAAGCACGAATACCATCTTTTAGTTCAGCACCACCTACAGAGCGTACCGTTTCTTGTGTTTTTTCGTTTGGTTTCACGATAATTGCACGTAAACGTGCAATTTCATTTTCTACTTGCTGGCGTTTTTTCGTAAAGCGCGCATAGCGTTCTTCTGAAATTAACCCCACTTTGTAACCTACGTCTGTTACACGTAAATCAGCATTATCATGACGTAATAATAAGCGATATTCTGCACGAGATGTAAGTAATCGGTACGGCTCGTTTGTACCTTTCGTTACTAGGTCATCGATTAATACACCAATATAGGCATCCGAACGAGAAAGAATGACTTCTTCTTTTCCTAGCACTTTTAAGCCTGCATTCATACCTGCCATTAACCCTTGACCAGCAGCTTCTTCATAACCTGAAGTCCCGTTTAATTGACCTGCAGTATAAAGACCTTTAATCGCCTTTGTTTCAAGTGTTGGCCATAATTGCGTTGGCACAATGGCATCATATTCAATCGCATAGCCAGCACGCATAATTTCAGCATTTTCTAATCCTGGAATTGAGGCAACCATTTTACGTTGTACGTGTTCAGGAAGCGATGTTGAGAATCCTTGTACGTAAACTTCTTGCGTATCGCGACCTTCTGGCTCAAGGAAAATTTGATGGCGCGGCTTATCAGCGAAGCGCGTAATTTTATCCTCAATTGATGGGCAATAACGTGGACCTGTCCCTTTAATCATTCCAGAGAACATCGGAGAAAGGTGTAAGTTTTCATTAATAATTTCATGTGTTTTTTCACTTGTATATGTTAACCAGCAAGGAAGCTGATCTGTAATAAATTCCGTTGTTTCAAAACTAAATGCATGTGGCTCTTCATCACCAGGTTGAATTTCAGTTTTTGAATAATCAATCGTACGGCTATTCACTCGTGGTGGTGTACCAGTTTTAAAGCGCACCATATTAAACCCTAAGTCTTTTAAGTTATCCGCTAATTTAATCGATGGCTGTTGGTTATTTGGACCTGATGAGTATTTTAAGTCCCCAATAATGATTTCACCGCGTAAAAATGTACCAGTCGTTAAAACAACTGCATTCGCACGGTAAATGGCGCCAACTTGTGTAATAACACCTTTTACTTCTTCATCTTCAATAATTAATTCTTCCACCATAGCTTGGCGAATTTGAAGATTTGGTTCGTCTTCTAATAAGCGTTTCATTTCACGTTGGTATAACTGTTTATCAGCTTGCGCGCGTAATGCACGTACCGCAGGACCTTTCGCTGTATTAAGCATACGCATTTGAATATATGTTTTATCAATTGCGCGTCCCATAAGTCCACCTAATGCGTCGATTTCACGAACTACAATCCCTTTTGCAGGACCTCCGACAGATGGATTACATGGCATAAACGCAATTAATTCTAAGTTGATTGTGAGCATTAATGTTTTTGCGCCAGTTTTTGCAGCTGCATATGCGGCTTCAACTCCGGCATGACCAGAACCGACAACAATTACATCATAATTACCTGCCTCATATTGTGTTGGCATGTATTTTCATCCTTTCTGATTTACCGATCTATTCATTCTAGTCCAACTTGATAAAGATGAACTAGAATGAAAAAGCAATTATATATTATTTTCCTAAACAGAATTGTGAGAAGAGCTGATTAATTAAGCTTTCCTGCACCGTATCTCCAATAATTTCACCAAGAATCTCCCATGTGCGTGTCACATCAATTTGAATCATGTCTACAGGTACACCAGATTCTGCTGCCGCTAGTGCCTCTTCAATCACGTCCTGTGCTTGATGTAATAACGCAATATGACGTGCATTTGAAACATAGGTTAAATCATTTGCCTCTACTTGTCCTTCAAAGAATAAGGCAGCAATTGCTTCTTCAAGCTCAATAACGCCCTCTTCTTTTACTAAAGACGTTGTTACAACACGATGTTTGCCCGCTAATTCATGGACACGATTTAAATCAATTTTACGCTCGATATCTGTCTTATTCACAACTACAATGTAATCCATCGCTTGAATCGTCTCAAATAAGCGTTCGTCTTCTACTACTAATTCTTCACCATAGTTTAAAACAAGTAAGATTAAATCTGCACCTTTTAACGCTTCACGTGAACGTTCTACACCGATTCGCTCAACGATATCCTCTGTTTCTCGAATCCCAGCTGTATCAACTAAACGTAGTGGCACACCACGAACATTTACATACTCTTCAATGATATCACGTGTTGTTCCTGCGACATCTGTAACAATTGCTTTATTTTCTTGTACTAAACTATTTAAAAGCGACGATTTCCCTACATTTGGGCGTCCTAAAATAACTGTTGATAATCCCTCACGTAAAATTTTACCTTGTGAAGAAGTTTGTAATAATTTGATGATTTCTTCACGAACCCAGCCACATTTTTCTAATAGTACTGGTATCGTCATTTCTTCCACATCATCATATTCTGGATAATCTATATTAACTTCTACTTGCGCTAAAGTCTCTAATAATGCTTGGCGTAAAGATGCAATTAATCTTGAAAGTTTCCCATCCATTTGACCAAGCGCAACATTCATCGCACGATCTGTTTTCGCACGAATTAAATCCATTACCGCTTCTGCTTGTGAAAGATCAATACGTCCATTTAAAAACGCACGCTTCGTAAACTCTCCAGGCTCTGCTAAACGTGCTCCAGAACGTAAAACAAGCTGTAAAACGCGATTGACAGATACAATCCCCCCGTGACAATTAATCTCTACTACATCTTCACGAGTAAAAGTTTTTGGACCGCGCATTAGCGACAACATGACTTCTTCTACAATTTCATCTGTTTTAGGATCAATTAAATGTCCATAGTTAATTGTATGCGTCGCGACTTCTGTTAATTTTTTATTCGTTGGTGATTTAAATATTTTATCTGCAATTGCTACTGCTTCATCTCCGCTTAAACGAACAATGGCAATAGCTCCTTCTCCCATTGGTGTGGATATCGCAGCAATCGTATCAAATTCCATCTATATCCTCCTATTTCAGTGTTATCCACATGTGGATAAATCACAACCGTTCTATACTCTCTAACGATTTAGATTACCATATTTTCAGTAAAATCTAAAGTAATGTCGACTTTTCAAAAGGCATACTAAACGAATAAAAAGCGACCTATCCAAATGAATAGGTCGCTTACTATGTCTGTAATAATAAATAGATTATCTTACTGGCTCTATGACTAAATAACGATTCGGTTCAATACCTTCTGAATACGTTTCGATATCTAGTCGATTTGCTAATGCATTATGAATAATTTTTCGTTCATAAGAAGCCATTGGTTCAAATGTAACTGTTTTTCGCGTACGAATTGCTTTATCTGCCATACGAGCTGCCAGTTGTTCTAAAGCAATTTGACGTCGTTCACGATAATCTTCTACATCCATTTGTAAAATCATAAAAGATTTTGCTGTTTTATTGAGCATAAGCTGTGTTAATTGTTGCAGTGCGTTTAATGTATAACCGCGCTTTCCAATTAATAGTGCTGCTTTTTCGCTCGAAAGTTTGAAAGCCACATTTTTTCCATCTGTCGTATGGTCA includes these proteins:
- the mnmG gene encoding tRNA uridine-5-carboxymethylaminomethyl(34) synthesis enzyme MnmG; translation: MPTQYEAGNYDVIVVGSGHAGVEAAYAAAKTGAKTLMLTINLELIAFMPCNPSVGGPAKGIVVREIDALGGLMGRAIDKTYIQMRMLNTAKGPAVRALRAQADKQLYQREMKRLLEDEPNLQIRQAMVEELIIEDEEVKGVITQVGAIYRANAVVLTTGTFLRGEIIIGDLKYSSGPNNQQPSIKLADNLKDLGFNMVRFKTGTPPRVNSRTIDYSKTEIQPGDEEPHAFSFETTEFITDQLPCWLTYTSEKTHEIINENLHLSPMFSGMIKGTGPRYCPSIEDKITRFADKPRHQIFLEPEGRDTQEVYVQGFSTSLPEHVQRKMVASIPGLENAEIMRAGYAIEYDAIVPTQLWPTLETKAIKGLYTAGQLNGTSGYEEAAGQGLMAGMNAGLKVLGKEEVILSRSDAYIGVLIDDLVTKGTNEPYRLLTSRAEYRLLLRHDNADLRVTDVGYKVGLISEERYARFTKKRQQVENEIARLRAIIVKPNEKTQETVRSVGGAELKDGIRASDFVKRTEMTYDLVASLIEPTEESLSEEVREQVEIQLKYEGYIQKALQQVEKMKKLEDKKIPENIDYDAIGSLASEALQKLKKVRPLSIAQASRISGVNPADISILLVYIEQGRIAKVSTN
- the mnmE gene encoding tRNA uridine-5-carboxymethylaminomethyl(34) synthesis GTPase MnmE, with translation MEFDTIAAISTPMGEGAIAIVRLSGDEAVAIADKIFKSPTNKKLTEVATHTINYGHLIDPKTDEIVEEVMLSLMRGPKTFTREDVVEINCHGGIVSVNRVLQLVLRSGARLAEPGEFTKRAFLNGRIDLSQAEAVMDLIRAKTDRAMNVALGQMDGKLSRLIASLRQALLETLAQVEVNIDYPEYDDVEEMTIPVLLEKCGWVREEIIKLLQTSSQGKILREGLSTVILGRPNVGKSSLLNSLVQENKAIVTDVAGTTRDIIEEYVNVRGVPLRLVDTAGIRETEDIVERIGVERSREALKGADLILLVLNYGEELVVEDERLFETIQAMDYIVVVNKTDIERKIDLNRVHELAGKHRVVTTSLVKEEGVIELEEAIAALFFEGQVEANDLTYVSNARHIALLHQAQDVIEEALAAAESGVPVDMIQIDVTRTWEILGEIIGDTVQESLINQLFSQFCLGK